A region from the Phycodurus eques isolate BA_2022a chromosome 12, UOR_Pequ_1.1, whole genome shotgun sequence genome encodes:
- the itga6a gene encoding integrin alpha-6 isoform X1 — protein MLQRGGFCAALLYLFNATLLLAFNLDTNYVIRKDGEPGSLFGFSLAMHRQLNPDKRMLLIGAPRAGALGKQNAKITGGLYKCDINYSPDCERILFDSEEDIRVENKENQWMGVTVQSQGPGGKILTCAHRYQRRLFVNTPQEARDITGRCYVLSQDLTIDESSDDDGGNWNFCEGRARGHEMFGSCQQGLAATFTKDYHYLVFGAPGAYNWKGIVRVEQKNNTLLEMGVYDDGPYEVGDEHILNPELVPVPANSYLGFSLDSGHSIARRRGLTVVAGAPRANHSGAVLLLRKENQGSARLAVEHTLYGPGLASSFGYDVAVADLNGDGWQDIVVGAPQFYMKDKDVGGAVYVYINQGGRWRGVAPVRLNGTRDSMFGLAVENIGDINQDSYGDIAIGAPYDDGGAGKVYIYHGSAQGINTRPAQIIKGKDYNIRLFGYSLAGNMDLDSNSYPDLAVGSLSDSALIYRARPVISIRQAIKISPREIDLTIKNCGNNICFTVDACFNYKANPASYNPRITISYSVEADGDRRKQGLLSRVVFLNKSNSETEHQFNGTVDLRGQKQETCIKIEAKLKDNIKDKMRSIPVEVSAQIVGTKRQKAKNGLPLLMPILDSSQSSKETVEVNFVKEGCGSDHVCRSNLMMDYKLLYKQSNQDIYSPLPIRNNVPVFHVTYERKDLALRLTVSNAKADDAYEAKLSGSFPDTLSYSGVRSHRATMDKQIICVANQNGSQADCELGNPFQQGSEVTFDIILSTVAMTLEATEIDIDLQLHTTSVQDLARVRVKAKVVIELPLSVTGEANPHRISFGGVVRGESAMESEDEIGGLVNYTFRINNLWASSVKSSLHIQWPKSNKNGKWLLYLVKMKAKEGPRDIICTPESEINPLKHIQESSAFRTKREIVQKKTRGKTSSVSVKNKILACGKELQCAVLKCPLRGLDGATVELRARLWNSTFLEDYTSLSSLDIIVRASLVLHTRATNTILRTPDTEVTLTVFPESAVAQYGGVPWWIIVVAVLAGILILALLVFLLWKCGFFKRSKQEDAVPQYHAVRIRKDSPDYEDGKVKLDPFEKKQWMTTWVDNESYS, from the exons ATGCTGCAGCGAGGGGGATTTTGTGCGGCACTTTTATACCTTTTCAACGCAACTCTATTGCTGGCCTTCAACCTGGACACCAACTATGTGATCAGGAAAGACGGAGAACCCGGCAGTCTGTTCGGATTCTCTCTGGCCATGCACCGGCAGCTCAACCCGGACAAACGAAT gttgTTGATTGGTGCCCCCCGAGCCGGAGCTCTGGGGAAACAAAATGCCAAAATCACTGGAGGACTTTATAAATGTGACATCAACTACTCTCCTGATTGTGAGCGCATTTTATTTGACAGTGAAG AGGATATCCGAGTTGAGAACAAGGAGAACCAGTGGATGGGGGTGACGGTACAGAGTCAAGGACCAGGGGGAAAGATTCTG ACGTGCGCTCATCGCTACCAGAGGCGCTTGTTTGTCAACACGCCACAGGAGGCCCGTGACATCACAGGCCGCTGCTACGTCCTGAGCCAAGACCTGACCATCGACGAGTCGTCCGACGACGACGGCGGCAACTGGAACTTCTGCGAGGGCAGGGCCAGAGGTCATGAGATGTTCGGGTCGTGTCAGCAGGGTCTGGCCGCCACCTTCACCAAGGACTACCATTACCTGGTCTTTGGAGCGCCCGGCGCGTACAACTGGAAAG GCATCGTACGCGtggagcaaaaaaacaacaccctgCTGGAGATGGGCGTGTATGACGACGGCCCTTACGAAGTTGGCGATGAGCACATCTTGAACCCTGAGCTTGTACCCGTCCCTGCCAACAGCTACCTCG GATTCTCCTTAGACTCGGGTCACAGCATCGCCAGGAGGCGGGGCCTAACTGTGGTGGCTGGAGCACCCAGAGCCAATCACAGCGGAGCTGTGCTGCTGCTGAGGAAAGAGAACCAAGGCTCGGCCCGACTTGCTGTGGAACACACGCTGTACGGACCCGGGCTGGCATCCTCGTTTGGATACGACGTGGCCGTAGCCGACCTGAATGGGGATGG ATGGCAGGACATAGTAGTGGGAGCGCCCCAGTTCTACATGAAGGACAAAGACGTTGGAGGGGCTGTTTACGTTTACATCAACCAGGGGGGACGATGGCGAGGCGTCGCTCCTGTCCGTCTCAACGGGACCAGGGACTCCATGTTTGGCCTGGCAGTGGAGAACATCGGCGACATCAATCAAGACTCTTATGGAG ACATCGCCATCGGAGCGCCTTATGATGATGGCGGTGCTGGAAAGGTCTACATTTATCACGGCTCTGCACAGGGAATAAACACCCGCCCGGCTCAG ATTATTAAAGGAAAAGATTACAACATCCGACTGTTTGGCTATTCTCTGGCAGGGAACATGGACTTGGACAGCAACTCTTATCCAGACCTTGCCGTGGGCTCGCTGTCAGACTCGGCACTCATTTACAG ggcAAGACCAGTCATTAGTATCCGCCAAGCCATCAAAATCTCCCCAAGGGAAATTGACCTGACAATAAAGAATTGTGGAAACAACATCTG CTTCACTGTGGACGCTTGCTTCAACTACAAAGCAAACCCTGCATCTTATAACCCAAGAATAA CTATCAGCTATTCTGTGGAGGCGGACGGAGATCGCAGGAAACAAGGGTTGCTCTCCAGAGTCGTGTTCTTGAACAAATCCAACTCGGAAACAGAACACCAGTTTAACGGTACCGTGGACCTCCGAGGACAAAAGCAGGAAACGTGCATTAAGATAGAAGCCAAgttaaag gaCAACATTAAAGATAAGATGCGCAGCATTCCCGTGGAGGTGTCTGCACAAATAGTCGGTACGAAGCGACAAAAGGCAAAGAACGGCCTCCCGCTGCTGATGCCCATCTTAGACTCTTCTCAGTCAAGCAAAGAAACTGTTGAG GTCAATTTTGTGAAGGAAGGCTGCGGAAGTGATCATGTTTGTCGCAGTAACCTGATGATGGACTACAAATTGTTGTACAAGCAAAGCAATCAAGACATTTACTCGCCCTTGCCCAT CAGGAACAACGTGCCCGTGTTTCATGTGACTTACGAGAGGAAGGACTTGGCTCTGCGACTGACCGTCAGCAACGCGAAGGCCGACGACGCCTACGAGGCCAAGCTGTCGGGCTCGTTCCCCGACACGCTCTCATACTCGGGCGTGCGCTCGCATCGCGCCACG ATGGACAAGCAGATCATTTGCGTGGCCAATCAAAACGGCTCTCAGGCCGACTGCGAGCTCGGCAACCCGTTTCAGCAGGGCTCCGAG GTTACATTTGACATCATCCTGAGCACTGTGGCGATGACTCTGGAGGCCACGGAGATTGACATTGATCTGCAGCTCCACAC AACCAGCGTACAAGATCTGGCCCGTGTGAGAGTCAAAGCCAAAGTGGTGATTGAGTTGCCATTGTCGGTTACTGG GGAAGCCAACCCTCATCGTATTTCATTCGGAGGAGTCGTGAGAGGAGAAAGCGCCATGGAAAGCGAAGACGAGATCGGCGGTTTGGTCAATTACACATTCAGA ATTAACAATTTGTGGGCCTCTTCTGTCAAATCCTCACTACACATCCAGTGGCCCAAGTCCAACAAAAAtggtaaatggcttttgtacCTGGTGAAGATGAAGGCTAAAGAAGGACCGCGCGACATCATTTGTACACCAGAGTCTGAGATCAACCCTCTCAAACACATCCAG GAGAGTTCCGCATTCAGGACAAAGCGGGAAATTGTACAGAAAAAGACAAGAGGCAAGACTTCTTCAGTCTCAGTcaaaaataagattttg GCGTGTGGGAAAGAACTGCAGTGTGCGGTGCTGAAGTGCCCCCTGCGTGGACTCGATGGGGCCACAGTGGAACTCAGAGCGCGACTGTGGAACTCAACCTTTCTGGAG GATTACACTTCTCTTTCGTCCTTGGACATTATTGTGAGGGCTTCACTGGTGCTCCACACCCGGGCCACAAACACGATCCTGAGAACCCCTGACACCGAA GTGACCCTTACAGTGTTCCCAGAGAGTGCAGTGGCCCAGTATGGTGGCGTCCCCTGGTGGATCATCGTGGTGGCTGTTCTTGCAGGGATCTTGATTTTGGCTTTGTTGGTCTTTCTGCTGTGGAAG TGCGGCTTCTTCAAACGCTCCAAGCAAGAGGACGCGGTCCCTCAGTATCACGCCGTACGGATTCGAAAGGATTCTCCTGACTATGAAGACGGCAAAGTCAAACTGGATCCTTTTGAGAAGAAGCAGTGGATGACAACATGGGTTGACAATGAAAGTTACTCataa
- the itga6a gene encoding integrin alpha-6 isoform X2: MLQRGGFCAALLYLFNATLLLAFNLDTNYVIRKDGEPGSLFGFSLAMHRQLNPDKRMLLIGAPRAGALGKQNAKITGGLYKCDINYSPDCERILFDSEEDIRVENKENQWMGVTVQSQGPGGKILTCAHRYQRRLFVNTPQEARDITGRCYVLSQDLTIDESSDDDGGNWNFCEGRARGHEMFGSCQQGLAATFTKDYHYLVFGAPGAYNWKGIVRVEQKNNTLLEMGVYDDGPYEVGDEHILNPELVPVPANSYLGFSLDSGHSIARRRGLTVVAGAPRANHSGAVLLLRKENQGSARLAVEHTLYGPGLASSFGYDVAVADLNGDGWQDIVVGAPQFYMKDKDVGGAVYVYINQGGRWRGVAPVRLNGTRDSMFGLAVENIGDINQDSYGDIAIGAPYDDGGAGKVYIYHGSAQGINTRPAQIIKGKDYNIRLFGYSLAGNMDLDSNSYPDLAVGSLSDSALIYRARPVISIRQAIKISPREIDLTIKNCGNNICFTVDACFNYKANPASYNPRITISYSVEADGDRRKQGLLSRVVFLNKSNSETEHQFNGTVDLRGQKQETCIKIEAKLKDNIKDKMRSIPVEVSAQIVGTKRQKAKNGLPLLMPILDSSQSSKETVEVNFVKEGCGSDHVCRSNLMMDYKLLYKQSNQDIYSPLPIRNNVPVFHVTYERKDLALRLTVSNAKADDAYEAKLSGSFPDTLSYSGVRSHRATMDKQIICVANQNGSQADCELGNPFQQGSEVTFDIILSTVAMTLEATEIDIDLQLHTTSVQDLARVRVKAKVVIELPLSVTGEANPHRISFGGVVRGESAMESEDEIGGLVNYTFRINNLWASSVKSSLHIQWPKSNKNGKWLLYLVKMKAKEGPRDIICTPESEINPLKHIQESSAFRTKREIVQKKTRGKTSSVSVKNKILACGKELQCAVLKCPLRGLDGATVELRARLWNSTFLEDYTSLSSLDIIVRASLVLHTRATNTILRTPDTEVTLTVFPESAVAQYGGVPWWIIVVAVLAGILILALLVFLLWKCGFFKRASKDQYNAAYHKAEIHVQPSDKDKLSAEA; this comes from the exons ATGCTGCAGCGAGGGGGATTTTGTGCGGCACTTTTATACCTTTTCAACGCAACTCTATTGCTGGCCTTCAACCTGGACACCAACTATGTGATCAGGAAAGACGGAGAACCCGGCAGTCTGTTCGGATTCTCTCTGGCCATGCACCGGCAGCTCAACCCGGACAAACGAAT gttgTTGATTGGTGCCCCCCGAGCCGGAGCTCTGGGGAAACAAAATGCCAAAATCACTGGAGGACTTTATAAATGTGACATCAACTACTCTCCTGATTGTGAGCGCATTTTATTTGACAGTGAAG AGGATATCCGAGTTGAGAACAAGGAGAACCAGTGGATGGGGGTGACGGTACAGAGTCAAGGACCAGGGGGAAAGATTCTG ACGTGCGCTCATCGCTACCAGAGGCGCTTGTTTGTCAACACGCCACAGGAGGCCCGTGACATCACAGGCCGCTGCTACGTCCTGAGCCAAGACCTGACCATCGACGAGTCGTCCGACGACGACGGCGGCAACTGGAACTTCTGCGAGGGCAGGGCCAGAGGTCATGAGATGTTCGGGTCGTGTCAGCAGGGTCTGGCCGCCACCTTCACCAAGGACTACCATTACCTGGTCTTTGGAGCGCCCGGCGCGTACAACTGGAAAG GCATCGTACGCGtggagcaaaaaaacaacaccctgCTGGAGATGGGCGTGTATGACGACGGCCCTTACGAAGTTGGCGATGAGCACATCTTGAACCCTGAGCTTGTACCCGTCCCTGCCAACAGCTACCTCG GATTCTCCTTAGACTCGGGTCACAGCATCGCCAGGAGGCGGGGCCTAACTGTGGTGGCTGGAGCACCCAGAGCCAATCACAGCGGAGCTGTGCTGCTGCTGAGGAAAGAGAACCAAGGCTCGGCCCGACTTGCTGTGGAACACACGCTGTACGGACCCGGGCTGGCATCCTCGTTTGGATACGACGTGGCCGTAGCCGACCTGAATGGGGATGG ATGGCAGGACATAGTAGTGGGAGCGCCCCAGTTCTACATGAAGGACAAAGACGTTGGAGGGGCTGTTTACGTTTACATCAACCAGGGGGGACGATGGCGAGGCGTCGCTCCTGTCCGTCTCAACGGGACCAGGGACTCCATGTTTGGCCTGGCAGTGGAGAACATCGGCGACATCAATCAAGACTCTTATGGAG ACATCGCCATCGGAGCGCCTTATGATGATGGCGGTGCTGGAAAGGTCTACATTTATCACGGCTCTGCACAGGGAATAAACACCCGCCCGGCTCAG ATTATTAAAGGAAAAGATTACAACATCCGACTGTTTGGCTATTCTCTGGCAGGGAACATGGACTTGGACAGCAACTCTTATCCAGACCTTGCCGTGGGCTCGCTGTCAGACTCGGCACTCATTTACAG ggcAAGACCAGTCATTAGTATCCGCCAAGCCATCAAAATCTCCCCAAGGGAAATTGACCTGACAATAAAGAATTGTGGAAACAACATCTG CTTCACTGTGGACGCTTGCTTCAACTACAAAGCAAACCCTGCATCTTATAACCCAAGAATAA CTATCAGCTATTCTGTGGAGGCGGACGGAGATCGCAGGAAACAAGGGTTGCTCTCCAGAGTCGTGTTCTTGAACAAATCCAACTCGGAAACAGAACACCAGTTTAACGGTACCGTGGACCTCCGAGGACAAAAGCAGGAAACGTGCATTAAGATAGAAGCCAAgttaaag gaCAACATTAAAGATAAGATGCGCAGCATTCCCGTGGAGGTGTCTGCACAAATAGTCGGTACGAAGCGACAAAAGGCAAAGAACGGCCTCCCGCTGCTGATGCCCATCTTAGACTCTTCTCAGTCAAGCAAAGAAACTGTTGAG GTCAATTTTGTGAAGGAAGGCTGCGGAAGTGATCATGTTTGTCGCAGTAACCTGATGATGGACTACAAATTGTTGTACAAGCAAAGCAATCAAGACATTTACTCGCCCTTGCCCAT CAGGAACAACGTGCCCGTGTTTCATGTGACTTACGAGAGGAAGGACTTGGCTCTGCGACTGACCGTCAGCAACGCGAAGGCCGACGACGCCTACGAGGCCAAGCTGTCGGGCTCGTTCCCCGACACGCTCTCATACTCGGGCGTGCGCTCGCATCGCGCCACG ATGGACAAGCAGATCATTTGCGTGGCCAATCAAAACGGCTCTCAGGCCGACTGCGAGCTCGGCAACCCGTTTCAGCAGGGCTCCGAG GTTACATTTGACATCATCCTGAGCACTGTGGCGATGACTCTGGAGGCCACGGAGATTGACATTGATCTGCAGCTCCACAC AACCAGCGTACAAGATCTGGCCCGTGTGAGAGTCAAAGCCAAAGTGGTGATTGAGTTGCCATTGTCGGTTACTGG GGAAGCCAACCCTCATCGTATTTCATTCGGAGGAGTCGTGAGAGGAGAAAGCGCCATGGAAAGCGAAGACGAGATCGGCGGTTTGGTCAATTACACATTCAGA ATTAACAATTTGTGGGCCTCTTCTGTCAAATCCTCACTACACATCCAGTGGCCCAAGTCCAACAAAAAtggtaaatggcttttgtacCTGGTGAAGATGAAGGCTAAAGAAGGACCGCGCGACATCATTTGTACACCAGAGTCTGAGATCAACCCTCTCAAACACATCCAG GAGAGTTCCGCATTCAGGACAAAGCGGGAAATTGTACAGAAAAAGACAAGAGGCAAGACTTCTTCAGTCTCAGTcaaaaataagattttg GCGTGTGGGAAAGAACTGCAGTGTGCGGTGCTGAAGTGCCCCCTGCGTGGACTCGATGGGGCCACAGTGGAACTCAGAGCGCGACTGTGGAACTCAACCTTTCTGGAG GATTACACTTCTCTTTCGTCCTTGGACATTATTGTGAGGGCTTCACTGGTGCTCCACACCCGGGCCACAAACACGATCCTGAGAACCCCTGACACCGAA GTGACCCTTACAGTGTTCCCAGAGAGTGCAGTGGCCCAGTATGGTGGCGTCCCCTGGTGGATCATCGTGGTGGCTGTTCTTGCAGGGATCTTGATTTTGGCTTTGTTGGTCTTTCTGCTGTGGAAG TGTGGCTTCTTCAAGAGAGCATCCAAAGACCAGTACAACGCGGCCTATCACAAGGCTGAGATCCATGTTCAGCCCTCTGACAAAGACAAACTCTCTGCCGAGGCCTGA
- the nup62l gene encoding nucleoporin 62 like, translating to MSGGFNFGQPSTGFSFGVAKTTAPAASTAGFGLTTSTPAGSSGGGGGFSFGSSAPTVVSSNQSGGFSFGTSAKSTAAGGSLPFGTTPATTFSLGSTPQPASAAGLSLGSTAAPAPASGFSLGSGMTAPAGGGFSFGTSAQAPVQTQPAAPAPATTTSASVGLSFGGFSFGGNKVQVTTAAQSTSAPGGGFSFGSSAAPNLTLGAQPTSTIVATAPQGGGFSLGIKPSSTPAPPAVTQMAPSLAPSLFSAPTTTTTTTAAAPATGSGFTFGAAPAQAAAPAATTTAASGGLSFSLKPLGAATSSAAPASSAAAVASAFSLGLKPVSGTVTATAAIAAATLPIATAPAVMTYAQLEGLINKWSLELEDQERHFLQQATQVNAWDRMLVENGEKITSLHKEMEKVKLDQKRLNQELDFILSQQKELEDLLCPLEESVKEQSGTIYMQNADEERERTYKLAENVDAQLKRMSQDLKEIIEHLNTSSGPADTSDPLQQICKILNAHMDSLQWIDQNSVLLQRRVEEVSKLCDNQRKEQEKTFRLTFD from the exons ATGAGCGGCGGCTTCAACTTCGGACAGCCCTCCACGGGCTTTTCTTTTGGGGTCGCGAAGACCACAGCGCCCGCGGCGTCCACTGCGGGCTTCGGCCTCACAACGTCTACTCCCGCaggcagcagcggcggcggcggcggcttctCTTTCGGCTCGTCCGCCCCAACCGTAGTTAGTAGTAACCAGTCCGGCGGTTTTAGCTTCGGCACCTCAGCGAAGAGCACCGCTGCCGGCGGCAGCCTCCCGTTCGGGACCACCCCTGCCACCACGTTCAGCCTGGGTTCCACTCCTCAACCCGCCTCGGCTGCAGGTCTCAGCCTGGGCTCCACCGCGGCACCGGCACCGGCGTCTGGCTTCAGTCTGGGCTCGGGCATGACCGCACCTGCCGGAGGAGGCTTCTCCTTTGGGACCTCAGCCCAAGCCCCGGTGCAAACCCAACCAGCAGCTCCTGCACCAGCAACCACTACAAGTGCATCAGTAGGCCTCTCATTCGGAGGCTTCAGCTTCGGTGGAAACAAGGTCCAGGTCACCACAGCGGCACAATCAACAAGTGCACCAGGAGGAGGCTTCTCCTTTGGGTCAAGTGCTGCCCCAAACCTCACACTGGGTGCCCAGCCCACATCCACCATTGTAGCCACAGCTCCACAGGGTGGAGGTTTCAGCTTGGGGATTAAACCCTCGTCAACTCCAGCCCCCCCTGCAGTGACCCAGATGGCTCCATCTCTGGCTCCATCTCTGTTCTCGGCCCCGACGACCACCACCACAACAACCGCCGCCGCACCCGCCACAGGTTCCGGTTTCACTTTCGGTGCCGCTCCCGCTCAGGCTGCCGCTCCGGCTGCGACGACCACCGCGGCCAGCGGAGGTCTGTCCTTCTCACTTAAACCTCTTGGAGCAGCCACCTCCAGCGCAGCCCCAGCCTCCTCAGCTGCGGCCGTCGCGTCTGCCTTCTCGCTGGGACTCAAACCCGTGTCCGGCACTGTCACCGCGACCGCAGCTATAGCGGCAGCCACCCTCCCAATCGCCACCGCTCCTGCCGTGATGACCTACGCCCAGTTAGAGGGCCTCATAAACAAGTGGAGCCTGGAACTGGAAGATCAAGAGAGACATTTCCTCCAGCAGGCCACTCAGGTCAACGCATGGGACCGCATGCTGGTGGAGAACGGCGAGAAGATCACGTCCCTGCACAAGGAGATGGAGAAGGTGAAGCTGGACCAGAAGAGGCTTAACCAGGAGCTGGACTTCATCCTGTcccagcagaaggagctggaagacctGCTGTGCCCACTGGAGGAGTCGGTGAAGGAGCAGAGCGGCACCATCTACATGCAGAACGCCGACGAGGAGCGCGAGAGAACGTACAAGCTGGCAGAGAACGTGGACGCGCAGCTCAAGAGGATGTCGCAGGACCTGAAGGAGATTATCGAGCACCTCAACACGTCCAGCGGCCCTGCGGACACCAGCGACCCG CTTCAACAGATCTGCAAAATCCTCAACGCCCACATGGATTCGCTCCAGTGGATCGACCAGAATTCCGTTCTCCTGCAGAGACGAGTGGAGGAGGTCTCCAAACTGTGTGACAACCAGCGCAAGGAGCAGGAGAAGACCTTCCGTTTAACCTTTGACtga